Proteins found in one Dehalococcoidales bacterium genomic segment:
- a CDS encoding phosphoribosylformylglycinamidine synthase subunit PurQ — protein MSIIKTLILRAPGTASEAETAVAFEKAGASVSIVHIDELKQKAKLLKDYRILVLPGGLTYGDDLGSGKVIAGEISTALNDEIKTFIEDGGLILGISNGFAALVKSGLLPDPAMFGKQPKATLTYNASGKFECRWVNLKVNPESSCVFTKGIEKMYLPVACSEGRFMTDTGELASIDVPLYYADECGISTMQYPDNPTGSLNGIAGICDKSGRILGLIPNPERFISAKQHPRWTTENLADEGDGFKIFQNAVNWVKQL, from the coding sequence ATGAGTATTATAAAAACACTGATATTAAGGGCACCGGGCACGGCAAGCGAAGCGGAAACCGCTGTTGCTTTTGAAAAAGCGGGGGCGAGTGTTTCGATTGTACATATCGACGAACTTAAACAAAAAGCCAAATTATTAAAAGATTACCGGATTTTGGTACTGCCGGGCGGTTTAACCTACGGCGACGACCTTGGTTCGGGTAAAGTGATTGCCGGCGAAATAAGTACCGCGCTTAACGATGAGATAAAAACCTTTATTGAAGACGGAGGGTTAATCCTCGGTATCTCAAACGGCTTTGCGGCGCTTGTTAAAAGCGGCCTGCTGCCTGATCCGGCCATGTTCGGTAAACAGCCTAAAGCCACCCTAACATACAACGCTTCCGGTAAATTCGAATGCCGCTGGGTAAACTTAAAAGTTAACCCCGAAAGCAGTTGTGTTTTTACGAAAGGAATCGAAAAGATGTATCTGCCGGTTGCTTGCAGCGAGGGCAGATTTATGACCGATACCGGGGAGTTGGCATCTATTGATGTTCCCTTGTATTATGCGGATGAGTGCGGCATATCAACTATGCAATATCCCGATAACCCCACCGGCTCTTTAAACGGAATCGCCGGAATTTGTGATAAGAGCGGGCGTATTTTGGGGCTTATCCCCAACCCCGAACGATTCATCTCCGCCAAACAACACCCAAGATGGACAACAGAAAACCTGGCTGACGAGGGAGACGGGTTTAAAATCTTTCAAAATGCCGTAAACTGGGTCAAACAGCTCTAA
- a CDS encoding aspartate carbamoyltransferase catalytic subunit, producing the protein MEPKLKTDSAPPEQKIWQHKHILDLDDFTTAEIELVMQTTKAMHEILSRPIKKVPTLRGKTVVTLFYEASTRTRSSFELGAKNLSADISNLTVSSSSVTKGESLIDTLETIEALGADIIVIRHPHSGAPDLASKHVKASIINAGDGWHAHPTQALLDLYTMLQHKNSIKGLKVAIIGDIIHSRVAHSNIWGLTKMGADVTVCAPSTLLPKGIENPQPHFPKVKVTTNIDDAIRGADVVMGLRLQLERQQNGLIPSIREYAALYRITEERLANAAKDVIVMHPGPVNEDIEIASSVVHGSRSVINEQVTNGVAVRMALFYLLTGGNRDE; encoded by the coding sequence ATGGAACCGAAGCTAAAAACCGACAGCGCACCGCCCGAGCAGAAAATATGGCAGCATAAACATATCCTCGATCTTGATGATTTTACAACGGCGGAAATCGAACTTGTAATGCAAACAACAAAGGCGATGCATGAGATATTATCGAGGCCGATTAAAAAAGTCCCGACGTTACGCGGTAAAACAGTGGTTACATTGTTTTACGAAGCAAGTACACGCACGCGCTCGTCGTTTGAACTGGGCGCCAAGAATTTAAGCGCCGATATCAGTAATCTAACGGTATCCTCAAGCAGCGTAACCAAAGGCGAGAGCTTAATTGATACCTTAGAAACGATTGAAGCGCTGGGAGCCGATATTATTGTTATCCGCCATCCTCATTCCGGAGCGCCTGATTTGGCATCCAAACACGTCAAAGCCAGTATTATCAACGCCGGTGACGGTTGGCACGCCCACCCGACACAGGCTTTGCTTGATTTGTACACAATGCTGCAGCACAAAAACAGCATTAAAGGATTAAAGGTAGCAATTATCGGAGATATTATTCACAGCCGCGTTGCTCATTCCAATATTTGGGGGCTAACAAAAATGGGGGCGGATGTAACTGTCTGTGCCCCGTCAACGCTGTTACCCAAAGGAATCGAAAATCCGCAACCGCATTTCCCGAAAGTTAAAGTAACAACGAATATCGACGACGCAATCCGAGGCGCCGATGTTGTAATGGGTTTGCGGTTACAGTTGGAAAGGCAGCAAAACGGACTAATTCCCAGTATCCGCGAATACGCCGCACTGTATCGGATTACGGAAGAACGACTGGCAAATGCCGCCAAAGATGTAATTGTAATGCATCCGGGGCCCGTAAACGAAGATATCGAAATCGCATCATCCGTTGTTCACGGCAGTCGTTCGGTAATCAACGAGCAGGTTACCAACGGAGTGGCTGTGCGAATGGCTCTATTTTACTTGCTGACAGGAGGTAACCGCGATGAATAA
- the carA gene encoding glutamine-hydrolyzing carbamoyl-phosphate synthase small subunit yields the protein MNKKAILILENGSIFEGYSFGADKEAYGEVIFNTGMAGYQEMLTDPSYAGQIIMPTYPMIGNYGINEADFESERIQAGGLIVREECAEPSHYQSKLTLAEYLIENGTPAIGGVDTRAITRQIRSYGAMRGIITTKLTPQQALGEIMLKPKYADSVFVKQVSSPTVYDWPSIKCATNKYSVAVLDCGIKFSLLNKLSEMDCSLKIFPCDTPADEILRTNPDGILLSPGPGNPELLDDIVENIKILAQNKPLMGICLGNLLIGRAFGAQTYKMGFGHHGNNQPVKELESGRVHITCQNHGFALDSDTVTNGLEVSFINLNDGSVEGVRHTELPVFGVQYYAEASPDPLDMNYLFKKFLALIDKR from the coding sequence ATGAATAAAAAAGCGATTCTGATACTTGAAAACGGTTCAATTTTTGAAGGCTACTCCTTTGGGGCCGACAAAGAAGCATACGGCGAAGTGATTTTTAACACCGGCATGGCGGGTTATCAGGAGATGTTAACCGACCCTTCCTATGCCGGGCAAATCATAATGCCGACTTACCCGATGATCGGTAATTACGGCATTAACGAAGCCGATTTCGAATCCGAACGCATTCAAGCCGGCGGGTTGATTGTTAGGGAGGAATGTGCGGAACCCAGCCATTACCAAAGCAAACTAACCCTCGCCGAATACCTTATTGAAAACGGAACGCCCGCAATCGGAGGCGTTGATACAAGGGCAATTACAAGACAAATTCGTTCATACGGGGCAATGCGCGGTATTATTACAACAAAGCTAACCCCGCAACAGGCTTTGGGAGAAATAATGTTAAAACCCAAATATGCCGACTCTGTTTTTGTAAAACAAGTGTCATCCCCTACCGTTTACGATTGGCCGTCAATAAAATGCGCCACAAATAAATATTCCGTTGCCGTGCTTGATTGCGGCATTAAATTCAGTTTATTAAATAAACTTAGCGAAATGGATTGTTCCTTAAAAATATTTCCCTGCGACACACCGGCAGATGAAATACTAAGAACAAACCCGGATGGGATCCTGCTTTCGCCGGGCCCCGGAAACCCCGAACTTTTGGATGATATTGTCGAAAACATAAAAATATTGGCTCAAAATAAACCTCTAATGGGTATTTGCCTCGGTAACCTTTTAATCGGCAGGGCTTTTGGCGCCCAAACATACAAAATGGGGTTTGGGCATCACGGCAATAACCAGCCGGTTAAAGAACTTGAAAGCGGCAGGGTGCATATTACGTGCCAAAACCACGGATTTGCGCTGGATTCTGACACCGTAACCAACGGGCTTGAGGTCAGTTTTATTAACCTTAACGACGGATCGGTTGAAGGCGTAAGGCATACCGAGTTACCGGTTTTCGGTGTCCAGTATTATGCGGAGGCATCTCCCGACCCGTTGGATATGAATTATCTGTTTAAAAAGTTTTTAGCGTTAATTGATAAGCGGTAA
- the pyrR gene encoding bifunctional pyr operon transcriptional regulator/uracil phosphoribosyltransferase PyrR, which produces MTRKIIMNEADIKRTLARISHEIIERNKSTKNIVLIGMRTRGVPLAKRLAANIELFENASIPVGVLDFSLYRDDISSQNVPPIVQSTDIPTGIDGKIIVLVDDVLYTGRSVRAALDAIIDFGRPLSIQLAVLVDRGHRELPIRADYVGKNIPSARNEEIQVYLTETDNVDEVAIIPEPGRED; this is translated from the coding sequence ATGACCAGAAAAATTATAATGAATGAGGCCGATATCAAACGCACATTGGCCCGTATCTCTCACGAAATAATCGAACGTAACAAATCCACCAAAAACATTGTTTTAATCGGAATGCGCACACGCGGTGTTCCTCTTGCCAAGCGATTGGCTGCCAATATTGAACTGTTTGAAAACGCAAGTATTCCGGTCGGTGTTCTTGATTTCAGCCTCTACCGCGATGATATCTCTTCTCAGAATGTTCCGCCGATAGTCCAAAGCACCGATATCCCCACCGGAATCGACGGTAAAATTATTGTTTTAGTTGATGATGTTTTATACACCGGCCGCAGTGTTCGCGCGGCGCTGGATGCCATTATCGACTTCGGAAGACCGCTGTCAATACAACTGGCGGTTCTGGTTGACCGCGGGCACAGAGAACTGCCGATACGTGCCGATTATGTCGGTAAAAATATCCCCAGCGCCCGTAACGAAGAGATTCAAGTTTATCTTACGGAAACAGACAATGTCGATGAAGTCGCCATTATTCCCGAACCCGGGAGGGAGGATTAG
- a CDS encoding dihydroorotase, translated as MNKAMLIKGGRIIDPSQKLDIIGDLLIVDGKIKEIAPAVQNIPEDCGSLDAKGMIVCPGFIDFHCHLRQPGFEEKETISTGSKAAAKGGFTTICCMPNTNPAIDNKATVDFIKATAAADSCIRVLPIGCITRGRNGKELADMGEMVEAGIVAVSDDGSTIANSRIMKQALEYSLIFNIPICDHCEDIDLFEGGQINEGIMATRLGLKGIPNAAEENIVARDIALAKLTGAGVHICHISTEGAVDLVRSAKKDGVKISAEVTPHHLTMTEEAVLGFDTNAKVNPPLRSQKDVEALILGLKDGTIDMIATDHAPHTDNEKLREFATAPFGISGFETALGSLMKLVHNGDIDINLMISKLTEAPAQIIGNNFGKLGTLTQGETADITIFDPNKEWTVNVNEFSSKGKNNPLNGQKLKGKVKATVFGGEIVYKDNSMEPGA; from the coding sequence ATGAATAAAGCAATGTTAATTAAAGGCGGGCGGATTATTGACCCTTCGCAAAAATTGGATATTATCGGCGATTTACTGATTGTTGACGGTAAAATAAAAGAAATCGCCCCCGCCGTTCAAAATATTCCGGAAGACTGTGGTTCTTTGGACGCGAAAGGAATGATTGTTTGTCCCGGGTTTATTGATTTTCATTGCCATTTAAGGCAACCCGGTTTTGAAGAAAAAGAAACAATCTCAACAGGCAGTAAAGCGGCCGCTAAGGGCGGTTTTACAACTATCTGTTGTATGCCCAATACCAATCCGGCAATTGATAACAAAGCCACAGTCGATTTTATAAAGGCGACTGCCGCAGCCGACTCTTGCATTCGAGTCCTGCCGATAGGATGTATCACCAGGGGCCGCAACGGTAAGGAGCTGGCCGATATGGGAGAAATGGTTGAGGCCGGAATAGTCGCGGTAAGCGATGACGGTTCAACGATTGCAAATTCACGCATTATGAAACAGGCGCTTGAATACAGCCTGATATTTAATATTCCGATCTGCGACCACTGTGAAGATATTGACCTTTTCGAAGGGGGGCAGATTAACGAAGGCATTATGGCAACAAGGCTCGGATTAAAAGGAATCCCGAATGCCGCCGAAGAAAATATTGTTGCCAGGGATATTGCCTTAGCCAAACTTACCGGTGCCGGAGTGCATATCTGTCATATCAGCACGGAAGGTGCGGTTGACCTTGTTCGCAGCGCTAAAAAGGACGGGGTTAAAATTAGCGCTGAGGTGACCCCGCACCATCTTACAATGACCGAAGAGGCAGTGCTCGGATTCGACACCAATGCCAAAGTCAACCCGCCGCTGCGCTCGCAAAAAGATGTCGAAGCCTTAATTTTGGGGCTAAAGGACGGCACGATCGATATGATTGCCACCGACCATGCTCCGCACACCGATAACGAAAAGCTACGCGAATTTGCAACCGCCCCGTTCGGTATCAGCGGATTTGAAACCGCCTTGGGAAGCCTAATGAAACTGGTGCATAACGGTGATATTGATATTAACCTAATGATATCCAAATTAACCGAAGCGCCGGCCCAAATTATCGGAAACAATTTCGGAAAATTGGGAACGCTGACGCAAGGCGAAACAGCCGATATTACGATATTTGATCCGAATAAAGAGTGGACGGTTAATGTAAATGAATTCTCTTCCAAGGGGAAGAATAACCCCTTAAACGGGCAAAAGCTAAAGGGTAAGGTTAAAGCAACCGTTTTTGGCGGTGAAATAGTTTATAAAGATAACTCGATGGAACCGGGAGCCTAA